One stretch of Thermoproteota archaeon DNA includes these proteins:
- a CDS encoding ATP-dependent DNA ligase, with the protein MQFSILSESFERMEKTTKRLELTDILVELFKNTPQDVISRIVYLIQGKLRPDFEGVELGVAEKLAIRAISKSSGIPSNKIELAYRKDGDLGHAASKILEQKTQTTFLVEDITVERVYETLYKIAKLEGARSQDMKMKYISSLLNDANPQESSFILKILLGTLRLGIAENTVMDALAIAFTGSKDNRKFLENAYNVSSDLGKVAETVVAKGIEGINDFHITLFNPIRPMLAERVKSEAEAIEKLGDKFSAEYKLDGERVQIHIKDDAVVLFSRSLENITNYYPDIVENIPKKINSKQVILEAEAVAINENTGEFLPFQELMHRRRKYKIEKAVTQYPISVNLFDILYYDNSSCLESSYEKRRGILEKITQEDEFVKLIPMTTVQNEIEIEDFLENSINAGCEGLMLKTLDGPYRAGSRGNLWLKLKREYRNELGDSLDLVVIGAFFGKGRRTGRYGTLLLASYNEDKDEFPSICKVGTGFTDEDLDQLYQILSNKVTIKKNPRIVSEMEADVWFEPELVIEIVASEITLSPIHKTAFNELRKNAGLALRFPKFTGKIRSEKSAENASTDQEVITLFRGQKKVTQNEAEQY; encoded by the coding sequence GTGCAATTCTCAATTTTATCTGAATCTTTTGAACGAATGGAAAAAACCACAAAGAGGCTAGAGCTAACAGACATTCTCGTAGAGTTATTCAAAAACACTCCACAAGACGTAATCTCAAGAATTGTCTATCTTATTCAAGGAAAATTAAGGCCAGACTTTGAGGGAGTGGAGTTAGGTGTTGCAGAAAAGCTTGCAATCAGGGCGATTTCAAAGTCATCAGGAATTCCTAGCAATAAGATAGAATTAGCATATAGAAAAGATGGAGACCTAGGACACGCTGCATCAAAGATACTAGAACAAAAGACACAGACTACATTTCTTGTAGAAGACATTACTGTCGAAAGAGTTTACGAGACACTATACAAAATTGCAAAGCTTGAAGGGGCCAGATCACAAGACATGAAGATGAAATACATCTCTAGTCTACTTAATGACGCAAATCCGCAAGAGTCTAGTTTTATTTTAAAAATCTTGCTAGGAACCTTACGGTTAGGAATTGCAGAAAACACAGTAATGGATGCATTGGCAATTGCTTTTACAGGTTCAAAAGATAATCGAAAGTTTTTAGAGAATGCATACAATGTCTCAAGCGATTTAGGAAAAGTTGCAGAAACAGTTGTAGCAAAAGGCATTGAGGGAATAAATGATTTTCATATTACACTGTTCAATCCGATTAGACCAATGCTTGCTGAGAGAGTAAAAAGTGAAGCTGAAGCGATTGAAAAACTAGGAGATAAATTTTCAGCAGAATACAAATTGGATGGGGAGCGGGTTCAGATACACATTAAAGATGATGCAGTAGTTTTATTCTCAAGAAGTTTAGAGAACATTACAAATTATTATCCAGATATTGTAGAAAATATTCCAAAAAAAATCAATTCAAAGCAAGTCATCTTAGAAGCTGAAGCAGTAGCTATTAATGAAAACACAGGGGAGTTTCTTCCGTTTCAAGAATTAATGCATAGGAGAAGAAAATACAAGATAGAAAAAGCAGTAACGCAGTATCCGATTTCAGTAAATTTGTTTGATATATTGTATTATGATAATTCTAGTTGCTTAGAGAGTTCTTATGAGAAGAGAAGAGGCATATTGGAAAAGATCACTCAGGAAGATGAATTTGTAAAGCTTATTCCAATGACAACAGTACAAAACGAAATTGAGATAGAAGATTTCTTGGAAAATAGCATCAATGCAGGTTGTGAAGGACTAATGCTAAAAACTCTAGATGGCCCTTACAGAGCAGGTTCGAGAGGAAATCTTTGGTTGAAGCTAAAACGAGAATACCGTAACGAACTTGGAGATAGTTTAGACCTCGTAGTAATTGGTGCATTTTTTGGAAAAGGAAGAAGAACTGGAAGATACGGCACATTACTTCTTGCATCATACAATGAAGATAAGGATGAGTTTCCAAGCATATGCAAAGTTGGAACAGGATTTACTGATGAGGATTTAGATCAACTCTATCAGATACTATCAAACAAAGTGACAATCAAAAAGAATCCAAGAATAGTTAGCGAGATGGAAGCAGATGTTTGGTTTGAGCCAGAGCTAGTAATAGAGATAGTAGCCTCTGAAATTACATTAAGTCCAATTCACAAAACAGCATTTAATGAATTACGAAAAAATGCAGGGCTGGCATTACGATTTCCCAAATTTACAGGAAAGATAAGGTCAGAGAAATCTGCTGAAAATGCATCAACAGATCAAGAGGTCATCACACTTTTTCGTGGCCAAAAGAAGGTAACACAAAACGAGGCAGAGCAGTACTAG
- a CDS encoding DUF47 family protein yields MYSGELEVQAKRKAIAVLQDEINRILNASRELATLPDLMMKKDKTGIKNTLEQISTIEEEVETLRRKITREVADVGGLIMNRENLLNTAYTMDEIAGYITGISFKLANIKPATLKNSKLDKDLTKLIELVVDEVYKLNEVIRSLNTNASNAIELAQETQAIEREIDIKYREATITILNEITNTKELLLVKDVIEGIEEMADKCQRVSDSFILLALSL; encoded by the coding sequence ATGTATAGCGGGGAACTTGAAGTTCAAGCTAAGAGAAAGGCTATTGCCGTCTTACAAGATGAAATAAACAGAATCCTAAATGCATCAAGAGAATTGGCCACACTGCCAGATCTTATGATGAAAAAAGACAAGACCGGAATAAAGAATACCTTAGAACAAATTTCTACTATCGAAGAGGAAGTAGAAACACTACGACGAAAGATTACTCGTGAGGTGGCAGATGTTGGAGGACTCATTATGAATAGAGAAAACCTTCTCAATACTGCATACACAATGGATGAGATTGCAGGTTACATCACTGGAATTTCATTTAAACTTGCAAATATCAAACCTGCCACACTAAAGAATTCAAAGTTAGACAAGGATCTTACAAAACTCATTGAACTTGTAGTGGACGAAGTTTACAAACTAAATGAGGTGATTAGAAGTCTAAACACCAATGCATCAAATGCAATCGAATTAGCCCAAGAAACTCAAGCAATTGAAAGAGAGATCGATATCAAATATCGTGAAGCCACAATCACAATCCTCAATGAAATCACAAACACCAAGGAACTCCTACTAGTTAAGGACGTCATTGAAGGAATTGAAGAGATGGCCGACAAATGTCAAAGAGTATCAGATTCATTCATACTATTAGCACTAAGCCTATAG
- the endA gene encoding tRNA-intron lyase, which yields MKSELIENRVIIWDIENSKKLFSSGYYGKPIGMPKPKLEEINVPLILDLIESYYLMQNGKITVYQLKKKISEEQMLEICRKEYHDFDKKFTVYKNFRDNGYIVNPGIKFGCDFAVYEKGPGIDHAPYLVQVYNKKDIITSTGVVLAGRLATTVRKQFILAIPQGKDNVSFLALDWWRA from the coding sequence ATGAAGAGTGAGCTGATAGAGAACAGAGTAATTATTTGGGATATTGAAAATTCTAAAAAACTTTTTTCAAGTGGATATTATGGAAAGCCAATTGGAATGCCAAAACCAAAACTTGAGGAAATCAATGTTCCATTGATTTTGGATCTCATAGAAAGTTACTATTTGATGCAAAATGGAAAAATCACAGTTTATCAATTAAAAAAGAAAATTTCAGAAGAGCAAATGTTGGAGATTTGTAGAAAAGAGTATCATGATTTTGATAAAAAATTTACAGTGTACAAAAATTTTAGAGATAATGGTTACATTGTCAATCCTGGGATAAAATTTGGATGTGATTTTGCAGTATATGAGAAAGGTCCAGGAATTGATCATGCACCGTATTTAGTTCAAGTGTATAACAAAAAAGACATCATCACTAGTACAGGAGTAGTACTTGCTGGAAGACTGGCAACCACAGTAAGAAAGCAATTCATCCTTGCAATTCCACAAGGAAAAGATAACGTTAGTTTTCTTGCGCTAGATTGGTGGCGAGCCTAA